TCTCGCGATGGTTCTTTTTACATCCCGAATGCGGCTGGTGTTCTTCAGCTGACCGACCGCGTTCTGGAACCGCAGGTTGAAGAGCTCTTCTTTGAACTCCCGGTGCTTGTCGCGGAGTTCTTCAACCGTCAATTCGCGCAGGCTTTTTGCGTCCATTGCTATTCACCATCCAAAGTATCGCGGGTTACAAGTCGAACCCTGATCGGCAGCTTGTGCGATGCCGTGCGAAAAGCAGTCTCTGCGACGTCAAGCGGCACGCCGCCGACTTCAAAGAGGATCCGGCCGCGGCGAACTGCCGAGACCCAGAACTCCGGAGCGCCCTTTCCTTTTCCCATTCGGGTTTCAAGAGGCTTCTTCGTGAAAGGAACGTCAGGGAAGATCCGGATCCAGAGCCGGCCGCCCTTGCGGAGCTTTCGGTTAATTGCCACACGCGTTGCTTCTATCTGACGGGCGGTAATATAGGCGCACTCTTCCGCCTGAAGCCCGTATTCCCCGAAAGCGACGTAATCCCCGCCCTTGCACTCACCGACTAGGTTTTTCCGGTAAGCCTTGCGGTACTTGGTGCGCTTGGGCATCAACATCAGGAACGCCCTCCTTCTTTACGGCCGCGGCGGGGCTGCCGAGGAGCGGCCGTGTTAATCGCCTTCTCGTCGCGGTAAATCCACACCTTGACACCGATGGTGCCGTACATCGTCTTGGCAACGGAAAGGCCGTAGTCAACGTCAGCCCGCAGGGTTGACAGGGGAAGGCGCCCTTCGTTGTACCACTCGGTCCGGGCGATTTCAGCGCCACCAAGCCGACCGGAGCACTGGATCTTGATGCCAAGCCCGCCGGCTCTCATGGTGCGGAACAGGCCCTGCTTCATGGCGCGGCGAAAGCTGATGCGGTTCTCCAGAGCGCTGGAAACGTTCTCAGCCACCAGCTGAGCGTCAACCTCAGGGTTCTTGATCTCCTGAACGTTGATCATGACCCGAGTGCCGGTTTTAGCCTGAAGGTCTTCCTTTAGCTTGTTGATCTCAGCACCCTGCTTGCCAATCACTACACCAGGCCGTGCGGTCCAAATCGTAAAGCGCATGATCTTCCCGACGCGCTCAATTTCCACCCGGGAGATGCCTGAGCCTTCCCAGCGGCTCTTGATCCATTCCCGCAGTTTAAGATCCTGATGGAGCGATTCGTGATAGTTCTTGCCGCTGGCGTACCACTTGGATTCCCAGTCGCGAATCACACCGATACGGTAACCGATCGGATGAACTTTCTGACCCATATGCCATTCCTCCTATTCGGCAACCGTCACGGCAATGTGGCAGGTCCGATGTACGTAAGCGTGAGCCCGTCCCATTGATACCGGATTGAACCGCTTCATGACAGGGCCCTGATCCGCCGTCGCTTCAACGACTTTCAGCGTATCAACGTCAAGGCTCAGGTTATTCGCCGCATTCGCCACGGCGCTCTTCAGGACTTTTTCCACCAGACGGGCGGCCTTCTTGGGCGAATAGTGCAGCGCGGTGATGGCAGCGCTGACGCCTTTTCCGCGAATCAGCGGAAGCACCTGACGAACTTTGAAAGGAGAAATACGAACGGAGCGGGCAATTGCCTTAGCTTGCATCGTCAGTCCTCCTTAATTCGACGGCGTCGGAGCTGCCTTGCGCTCCTGTCCGGCATGTCCGCCGAACCGGCGCGTGGGAGCAAACTCACCCAGTTTATGGCCAACCATGTTCTCGCTGACGTAGACAGGTACGTGCGTGCGGCCGTTATGAACGGCGATCGTGTGACCGATCATCGGCGGGACGACCATTGACGCGCGGGACCAGGTTTTTATGACTTTTTTTGTCCCGGACTCGTTCATCGCTTCAACCCGTTTAATCAGGCGAACCTCGACGAATGGCCCTTTTTTCGCTGAACGTGCCATACTTTCTGTCCTCCTCGACTACTTAGCCCGGCGCCGGATGATCAAGCGATCCGTGGGCTTCTTCTTCCGGGTTCTGTAGCCCTTGGCCGGTGTTCCCCAAGGCGAGACCGGGTGCGTATTCGACTTGCTTCGTCCTTCACCGCCGCCCATCGGGTGGTCGCAGGGGTTCTGAACCATTGCCCGAACGTGGGGCCGCTTGCCGAGCCAGCGAGTTCTGCCGGCCTTGCCGGCCATCGCGTTTTCGTGCTCCAAGTTGCCCACCTGACCGATGGTCGCGGTGCACTCCAAGAGGATCAGCCGAAGCTCACCGGACGGCATCCGAAGGTAAGCGTACTTGCCCTCTTTAGCCATCAGCTGGGCTGTAGCGCCGGCGGACCGGACAAGTTTGCCGCCCCGGCCGGGCATGACTTCCAGATTGTGGACGTTCGTGCCCACGGGAATGTCAGCGAGCTTCATGGAGTTTCCGGGCTGAATATCAGCGCCCTTGCCCGCCAGAACCGTGTCGCCCACCTTCAGCAGGTTGGGGCACAGGATGTAGCGCTTCTCGCCGTCAGCGTAGAAAATCAGCGCCAGCCGGGCAGACCGGTTGGGATCGTATTCGATCGCCGCAACGCGGCCGGGGATGCCGATTTTATCGCGCTTGAAATCAACAACCCGATACCGGCGCGCATGTCCGCCGCCAATGAAACGAGCCGTCGTTCTTCCCGAGTTGTTCCGTCCGCCGGAACGCTTGATCGCTCCGCAAAGGAGACTCTTTTCAGGCGTAGACTTGGTGATCCCCTCAGAACTGAGGATCTCCATGTGGCGCCGACCGGCGGTAACGGGTTTGAACTTTTTAATTGGCATATTCTTTCCCTCCGATCGCTAGGCGCCAGCGCCCTCGAAGAACTCGATCTTCTGGCCGTCGGCAACGGTGACAATAGCCTTTTTCCAGGCGCGG
This is a stretch of genomic DNA from Jonquetella anthropi DSM 22815. It encodes these proteins:
- the rpsS gene encoding 30S ribosomal protein S19 codes for the protein MARSAKKGPFVEVRLIKRVEAMNESGTKKVIKTWSRASMVVPPMIGHTIAVHNGRTHVPVYVSENMVGHKLGEFAPTRRFGGHAGQERKAAPTPSN
- the rpmC gene encoding 50S ribosomal protein L29, with protein sequence MDAKSLRELTVEELRDKHREFKEELFNLRFQNAVGQLKNTSRIRDVKRTIARVLTIVHEKEQGLVVDGGRR
- the rplV gene encoding 50S ribosomal protein L22, with the translated sequence MQAKAIARSVRISPFKVRQVLPLIRGKGVSAAITALHYSPKKAARLVEKVLKSAVANAANNLSLDVDTLKVVEATADQGPVMKRFNPVSMGRAHAYVHRTCHIAVTVAE
- the rplP gene encoding 50S ribosomal protein L16, encoding MLMPKRTKYRKAYRKNLVGECKGGDYVAFGEYGLQAEECAYITARQIEATRVAINRKLRKGGRLWIRIFPDVPFTKKPLETRMGKGKGAPEFWVSAVRRGRILFEVGGVPLDVAETAFRTASHKLPIRVRLVTRDTLDGE
- the rplB gene encoding 50S ribosomal protein L2; the protein is MPIKKFKPVTAGRRHMEILSSEGITKSTPEKSLLCGAIKRSGGRNNSGRTTARFIGGGHARRYRVVDFKRDKIGIPGRVAAIEYDPNRSARLALIFYADGEKRYILCPNLLKVGDTVLAGKGADIQPGNSMKLADIPVGTNVHNLEVMPGRGGKLVRSAGATAQLMAKEGKYAYLRMPSGELRLILLECTATIGQVGNLEHENAMAGKAGRTRWLGKRPHVRAMVQNPCDHPMGGGEGRSKSNTHPVSPWGTPAKGYRTRKKKPTDRLIIRRRAK
- the rpsC gene encoding 30S ribosomal protein S3; the protein is MGQKVHPIGYRIGVIRDWESKWYASGKNYHESLHQDLKLREWIKSRWEGSGISRVEIERVGKIMRFTIWTARPGVVIGKQGAEINKLKEDLQAKTGTRVMINVQEIKNPEVDAQLVAENVSSALENRISFRRAMKQGLFRTMRAGGLGIKIQCSGRLGGAEIARTEWYNEGRLPLSTLRADVDYGLSVAKTMYGTIGVKVWIYRDEKAINTAAPRQPRRGRKEGGRS